In one window of Hyla sarda isolate aHylSar1 chromosome 1, aHylSar1.hap1, whole genome shotgun sequence DNA:
- the LOC130310195 gene encoding uncharacterized protein LOC130310195 — protein MELKGLGFVPLLLAFWCAAWLATSYIMTVVLGHASSPLMSISDVGNFFPESILFRIGFIGTSIGTLVLTFLIYKYMVMHTEEFRGQHVLIQRILLAIVWASCFATAVMHVFSPKEYPRIHFVSMIISITCEALYYLGQSIQMYKLPGAKKVIHHSRCTCCGLTFVCVIFYFGYETLKELFYNDEDWDEIREIPIIIIEWVMLLLILINIVTYYSTMQRLLLTVSRNSCTLSLRVKIDDFGV, from the exons atggagctaaaaggtttggggttcgtccccctcctgttggcgttttggtgtgcggcctggcttgccaccagctacatcatgacggtcgtcctcggccatgcctcctcgccactgatgagcatcag tgacgtgggaaatttctttcccgaaagcatattattcagaattggattcatagggacatccattggcactttggtactaacctttcttatttataagtatatggttatgcatactgaagagttcaggggtcaacatgtcctgatccagaggatcctgctggccattgtgtgggcctcctgttttgccacagctgtcatgcatgtattttcccccaaagaatatcccaggatacactttgtcagcatgataatttcaattacatgtgaagccttatactaccttgggcagtcaatccagatgtataaattaccaggagcaaaaaaagtcatccaccatagtagatgcacctgctgtggcctgacttttgtctgtgtcattttctattttggatatgaaacattaaaggaattattctataatgatgaagactgggacgagatccgtgaaatccccatcataatcatcgagtgggtgatgcttctactgatcttGATAAACattgtgacctattattccaccatgcagaggttattgttgaccgtctccagaaacagctgcacactctctcttagagtaaaaattgatgacttcggggtgtag